From a region of the Tenggerimyces flavus genome:
- a CDS encoding molybdopterin-dependent oxidoreductase: MTPTLPRSALAGVLAAGAGLGAAELVAGLFSVRETPVEAVGAAFIDLVPPWMKDLAIQLFGTNDKLFLVILIVVLLGALSVAAGIIAAFRRGLGLVLLVVLAAVATLAAATRPGAGVTNALPSLAAGLVAVVLLPFLLDRFVPKRESDNGRRELLLNAGAVALGSLLAAGAGRLWLGRRLGLEDARSALNLPSPPTPQPPAIAELGLKGLSTWQTPNDTFYRIDTALSVPLVDPNEWRLKVHGMVEKPIELSLADLLKRPVVHSWATLACVSNEVGGDLIGNAQWSGVRIAEVLREAGPLAGADAVKSTSVDGWTCGTPLSVLTDARDSLLAFAMNGAPLPLEHGFPVRMVVPGLYGYVSATKWVVDIEVTRFDRFDAYWTPRGWDEQAPIKTQSRIDVPRSNATVPAGDVVVAGVAWAQHRGIDKVEVRVDEGPWQAARLAGEPTVDSWRQWTWQWTGATAGSYKLQVRATDAEGDTQTDQLAPPAPNGASGWHTVSVKVN; encoded by the coding sequence GTGACCCCCACGCTTCCCCGGTCCGCGCTGGCTGGCGTCCTCGCCGCCGGCGCCGGCCTCGGCGCCGCCGAGCTCGTCGCCGGGCTGTTCAGCGTCCGGGAGACCCCGGTCGAGGCCGTCGGCGCGGCGTTCATCGACCTCGTCCCGCCGTGGATGAAGGATCTGGCGATCCAGTTGTTCGGGACGAACGACAAGCTGTTCCTGGTCATCCTCATCGTCGTGCTGCTCGGCGCCCTCTCCGTCGCCGCCGGCATCATCGCGGCGTTCCGGCGCGGCCTCGGGCTCGTCCTACTGGTCGTCCTCGCCGCCGTAGCGACCCTCGCCGCGGCGACGAGGCCAGGAGCAGGGGTCACGAACGCGCTGCCGTCGCTCGCGGCCGGCCTGGTCGCGGTGGTGCTGCTGCCGTTCCTGCTCGACCGGTTCGTCCCCAAGCGCGAGTCGGACAACGGCCGCCGCGAGCTGCTGCTGAACGCCGGTGCCGTCGCGCTCGGCTCGCTCCTCGCGGCGGGCGCCGGGCGGCTCTGGCTCGGGCGGCGGCTCGGTCTCGAGGACGCCCGTTCGGCGCTCAACCTGCCCAGCCCGCCGACGCCCCAGCCGCCCGCGATCGCCGAGCTCGGCCTCAAGGGCCTGTCGACCTGGCAGACGCCGAACGACACGTTCTACCGGATCGACACCGCGCTCTCGGTCCCGCTCGTCGACCCGAACGAATGGCGCCTGAAGGTGCACGGCATGGTCGAGAAGCCGATCGAGCTGTCGCTCGCCGACCTGCTGAAGCGGCCAGTCGTGCACAGCTGGGCCACGCTCGCGTGCGTCTCGAACGAGGTCGGCGGCGACCTGATCGGCAACGCACAGTGGTCCGGCGTACGGATCGCCGAGGTGCTCCGCGAAGCCGGTCCGCTCGCCGGCGCGGACGCGGTGAAGTCGACGTCGGTGGACGGCTGGACCTGCGGGACGCCGCTGTCGGTGCTGACGGACGCGCGGGACTCCCTGTTGGCGTTCGCGATGAACGGCGCGCCGCTGCCGTTGGAGCACGGCTTCCCGGTGCGGATGGTGGTGCCGGGGCTGTACGGGTACGTGTCGGCGACGAAGTGGGTCGTGGACATCGAGGTGACGCGGTTCGACCGGTTCGACGCGTACTGGACACCGCGCGGGTGGGACGAGCAGGCGCCGATCAAGACCCAGTCGCGCATCGACGTACCCCGGTCCAACGCCACCGTGCCCGCCGGCGACGTCGTCGTCGCGGGCGTGGCGTGGGCGCAGCACCGCGGCATCGACAAGGTCGAGGTGCGCGTCGACGAGGGCCCGTGGCAGGCCGCGCGGCTGGCCGGCGAACCTACGGTGGACTCGTGGCGCCAGTGGACCTGGCAGTGGACCGGCGCGACGGCCGGCTCGTACAAGCTCCAGGTCCGCGCGACCGACGCCGAGGGCGACACCCAGACCGACCAGCTCGCCCCTCCCGCCCCGAACGGCGCCTCCGGCTGGCACACCGTGTCGGTGAAGGTCAACTAA
- the thpR gene encoding RNA 2',3'-cyclic phosphodiesterase — protein MRLFAALVPPEPVLISLANAVAPLRDLPYRWTAPEHWHVTLAFFGEVDDATRLELERRLARAAARHAPVTLALTGGGGFGSAKNARVLWTGVRGDFQPLRDLARSVTAAARRAGIELTENRYKPHLTLARLRTPTDVRPAVEALTEYASPTWTATEVELVRSHLAQGAGGRARYETIASWPLAGKV, from the coding sequence GTGCGGCTGTTCGCGGCGCTCGTCCCTCCCGAGCCCGTTCTCATCTCGTTGGCGAACGCCGTCGCGCCGCTGCGCGATCTCCCCTACCGCTGGACGGCGCCGGAGCACTGGCACGTGACGCTCGCGTTCTTCGGCGAGGTCGACGACGCGACCCGGCTGGAGCTGGAACGCCGCCTCGCCCGCGCCGCCGCGCGCCACGCACCCGTCACGCTCGCGCTCACCGGAGGCGGTGGCTTCGGGTCGGCGAAGAACGCTCGGGTGCTGTGGACCGGCGTACGCGGAGACTTCCAGCCCCTCCGCGACCTGGCCCGATCGGTCACCGCCGCGGCGAGGCGGGCGGGGATCGAGCTCACGGAGAACCGATACAAGCCCCACCTCACCCTTGCGCGGCTGCGGACGCCGACGGACGTACGGCCGGCGGTCGAGGCGCTCACGGAGTACGCCAGCCCGACCTGGACGGCGACCGAGGTGGAACTCGTCCGGTCCCATCTCGCCCAGGGCGCAGGCGGCCGGGCGAGGTACGAGACGATCGCCTCCTGGCCCCTCGCAGGTAAGGTCTAG
- a CDS encoding S8 family peptidase: protein MAVSTVAALPAQAGETQRASAEPKAGKSVATVTLITGDKVTLLKAKNGRTTVLPRAARGREGITFGVREHGKVIAVYPSDAVGLVAQGKLDKRLFDVAGLVAAGYDDAKSKTLPLIVRQRPSKQLGKPKGIIPNRSLPSIGATAVKQTKKDGTKFWGWLVGSVNRKPGTSASLNGTVDKVWLDGKVKATLERSVPQVRAPQAWKAGFTGKGVRVAVLDTGIDENHQDLKGAVVARQDFSGTGDTADLFGHGTHVASIITGNGAKSAGKLKGVAPDVALVNGKVLDNEGFGSESGIIAGMDWATRTAKAKVVNMSLGGDPTDGTDPMSQAVNTLTASTGALFVIAAGNAYDNFSVGTPGAADKALTVAATERDLTTADFSSKGPRVGDFALKPDISAPGVDIAAARAAGTNIGDNLDAFYTRLSGTSMATPHVAGAAAILAQRSPKWKSDQLKTALMSTANAPKGRPWEQGAGFLNVERAVKANVWSYEGSISRFYKWPHTKVDSTSVHYVNRSTKAIKLNVAFHPADVAGAPIPAGVFSGVPKTVTVPAGGTVAVPVKIDPTKSKPNKFYVGTIIASAAGITIRNAVSVHVEPESYDVTLDYTDRNGQKVTSLDRFAQLPVVLNPYTGNFWDVRAKGGKLVARVPKGTTFAVTENLITPGKDEVAPSITVISKPSFAVTANTTVSLDARQAKKVSVKLDQNAQTEFWQLSVMEAIPDTQWHSYSLGFPSPPDAYVLATAPVAGRKYQFTYYQEAEAGDTTYETVSATSQRLPADPTYTVKDSSLSEVTFSIGSGGKALPGALGHGLAYDANGLLFNFGYERPVDLPSTRKHLVTTEVNGSVEALWSGYLYGFDSTSGNALFVQEARERAYSGTAEFRKREFLTPAYGSSAFGLHFGDGGMVLFTEPVNSANGPVFAFEDSIGGQLQLKRNGTVIGSSNNPYSVEALGSATGTATYALELQTGHQLSWLNYGRQVSGSWTFKATKPGAGDAQQYNLVAPRVSGDFSPSGDAPAGSSLPLTIQSDPGTPWLSKVELSISYDDGATWRALTVMPDPDGFKTTAPLPNVASGFASLRIKATGGDPTSTADLTILRAFGIKRVS from the coding sequence CTCAAGGCGAAGAACGGCCGCACCACCGTTCTGCCGCGAGCAGCCAGGGGCCGGGAGGGCATCACCTTCGGGGTCCGTGAACACGGGAAGGTCATCGCGGTCTACCCGTCCGACGCCGTGGGCCTGGTGGCCCAGGGCAAGCTGGACAAGCGTCTGTTCGACGTGGCTGGGCTCGTCGCGGCGGGGTACGACGACGCCAAATCGAAGACGCTGCCGCTGATCGTCCGGCAGCGCCCCAGCAAGCAGCTGGGCAAGCCGAAGGGCATCATTCCCAACCGTTCGCTGCCGTCGATCGGCGCGACGGCGGTGAAGCAGACGAAGAAGGACGGCACGAAGTTCTGGGGGTGGCTGGTCGGCTCGGTCAACCGCAAGCCCGGCACGTCCGCGAGTCTGAACGGCACCGTGGACAAGGTCTGGCTGGACGGCAAGGTCAAGGCCACGCTGGAGCGGAGCGTCCCGCAGGTCCGCGCACCGCAGGCGTGGAAGGCCGGCTTCACCGGCAAGGGCGTCCGCGTCGCCGTTCTCGACACCGGCATCGACGAGAACCACCAGGACCTGAAGGGCGCGGTCGTCGCGCGGCAGGACTTCTCCGGTACGGGTGACACGGCCGACCTGTTCGGCCACGGCACGCACGTCGCCTCGATCATCACCGGCAACGGCGCGAAGTCGGCCGGCAAGTTGAAGGGTGTCGCGCCCGACGTCGCGCTGGTCAACGGCAAGGTGCTCGACAACGAGGGCTTCGGTTCGGAGTCGGGGATCATCGCCGGCATGGACTGGGCCACGCGTACGGCGAAGGCCAAGGTCGTCAACATGAGTCTCGGCGGCGACCCGACCGACGGCACCGACCCGATGTCGCAGGCCGTCAACACCCTGACGGCGTCCACCGGCGCGCTGTTCGTGATCGCGGCGGGAAACGCGTACGACAACTTCTCGGTGGGGACGCCGGGTGCGGCCGACAAGGCGCTCACCGTCGCCGCCACCGAGCGCGACCTCACCACCGCTGACTTCTCGAGCAAGGGTCCGCGGGTCGGCGACTTCGCGCTGAAGCCTGACATCTCCGCACCGGGGGTCGACATCGCCGCCGCCCGTGCCGCTGGCACGAACATCGGCGACAACCTGGATGCCTTCTACACAAGGCTTTCCGGCACCTCGATGGCGACGCCGCACGTTGCGGGCGCGGCCGCGATCCTGGCTCAGCGTTCCCCGAAGTGGAAGTCCGACCAGCTCAAGACGGCTCTGATGAGCACCGCGAACGCGCCGAAGGGCCGTCCGTGGGAGCAGGGCGCCGGCTTCCTCAACGTCGAGCGCGCGGTCAAGGCGAACGTGTGGTCGTACGAGGGCAGCATCTCGCGGTTCTACAAGTGGCCGCACACGAAGGTCGACTCCACGTCGGTGCACTACGTCAACCGCAGTACCAAGGCGATCAAGCTGAACGTCGCGTTCCACCCGGCCGATGTGGCTGGCGCTCCGATCCCGGCGGGCGTCTTCTCCGGGGTGCCGAAGACCGTCACGGTCCCGGCCGGTGGAACGGTCGCGGTGCCGGTCAAGATCGACCCGACGAAGAGCAAGCCGAACAAGTTCTACGTCGGCACGATCATCGCCTCCGCCGCGGGGATCACGATCCGCAACGCGGTCTCGGTGCACGTGGAGCCCGAGTCGTACGACGTGACGCTCGACTACACCGACCGCAACGGCCAGAAGGTCACCAGCCTGGACCGGTTCGCGCAACTGCCGGTCGTGCTGAACCCGTACACGGGCAACTTCTGGGACGTGCGGGCGAAGGGCGGCAAGCTCGTCGCGCGGGTGCCGAAGGGCACGACGTTCGCGGTGACGGAGAACCTCATCACGCCGGGCAAGGACGAGGTCGCTCCGTCGATCACGGTGATCTCCAAGCCGTCGTTCGCGGTGACCGCCAACACGACGGTCAGCCTGGATGCGCGGCAGGCCAAGAAGGTCTCGGTCAAGCTCGACCAGAACGCGCAGACCGAGTTCTGGCAGCTGTCGGTGATGGAGGCGATCCCGGACACCCAGTGGCACAGCTACTCGCTGGGCTTCCCGTCGCCGCCGGACGCGTACGTGCTGGCGACCGCTCCGGTCGCTGGGCGGAAGTACCAGTTCACGTACTACCAGGAGGCCGAGGCGGGTGACACGACGTACGAGACCGTGTCGGCGACGTCGCAGCGGCTGCCGGCCGACCCGACGTACACGGTGAAGGACTCGTCGCTGTCGGAGGTCACGTTCTCGATCGGCTCGGGTGGCAAGGCGCTGCCCGGTGCGTTGGGACACGGGCTGGCGTACGACGCGAACGGGCTGCTCTTCAACTTCGGCTACGAGCGTCCGGTCGACCTTCCGTCCACGCGCAAGCACCTGGTGACGACGGAGGTCAACGGCAGCGTCGAGGCGCTGTGGAGCGGGTATCTGTACGGCTTCGACTCCACGAGCGGGAACGCGCTGTTCGTGCAGGAGGCTCGGGAGCGGGCGTACTCGGGCACGGCGGAGTTCCGGAAGCGGGAGTTCCTGACGCCGGCGTACGGGTCGTCGGCGTTCGGCCTGCACTTCGGCGACGGCGGGATGGTGCTGTTCACGGAGCCTGTGAACAGCGCGAACGGTCCGGTGTTCGCGTTCGAGGACTCGATCGGCGGTCAGCTGCAGCTGAAGCGGAACGGGACTGTGATTGGGTCGTCCAACAACCCGTACTCCGTCGAGGCCCTGGGCTCGGCGACGGGGACGGCCACGTACGCGCTCGAGCTGCAGACGGGGCACCAGCTGTCGTGGCTGAACTACGGGCGGCAGGTCTCGGGGTCGTGGACGTTCAAGGCGACGAAGCCGGGTGCGGGGGATGCGCAGCAGTACAACCTGGTGGCGCCGCGCGTCAGCGGTGACTTCTCGCCGTCGGGCGATGCCCCGGCGGGGTCGAGCTTGCCGTTGACGATCCAGTCCGACCCGGGGACGCCTTGGCTGAGCAAGGTCGAGCTGTCGATCTCGTACGACGACGGCGCGACCTGGCGTGCGCTCACGGTCATGCCCGACCCGGACGGGTTCAAGACGACAGCGCCGTTGCCGAACGTGGCCTCGGGCTTCGCCTCGCTCCGCATCAAGGCCACCGGCGGCGACCCCACGTCGACGGCTGACCTCACCATCCTGCGCGCCTTCGGTATCAAGCGCGTGAGCTAG